One Luteimonas sp. MC1825 DNA segment encodes these proteins:
- a CDS encoding TIGR03862 family flavoprotein, giving the protein MCPSRAAAEAPARRRVAVVGGGPAGLMAAEVLRAAGADVDLFEAKGSVGRKFLIAGKGGLNLTHSDPPALFAGRYGARAGEVGGWLSAFDADALRAWARGLGVETFVGSSGRVFPSDLKAAPLLRGWVRRLRTQGVAFHVQHRWCGWDADGALRFETPDGARSVEADATVLALGGGSWPQLGSDGAWQAGLRAAGVDLAPLRPSNCGFDVAWSPHFSARHAGAPLKPLVLHWLELDGTPRALQGEAVVSAHGVEGSLVYAASATLRELIARDGHAVVHLDLSPGRDEARLQQDLARPRGKRSIGEHLRRTTGIAGARVGLLREVLGADRMHDMAALAATAKRLPLLLRAPRPLEEAISTAGGVRLEAVDGALMLEARPGTFVAGEMLDWEAPTGGYLLTACFASGLVAARGALQWLGMQAATPAG; this is encoded by the coding sequence ATGTGTCCGAGCCGGGCAGCGGCGGAGGCGCCGGCACGTCGCCGGGTTGCCGTGGTCGGCGGCGGCCCCGCCGGACTGATGGCGGCGGAAGTGCTGCGCGCGGCGGGTGCCGATGTCGACCTGTTCGAGGCCAAGGGTTCGGTCGGCCGCAAGTTCCTGATCGCCGGCAAGGGCGGCCTGAACCTCACCCACTCCGATCCGCCGGCGCTGTTCGCCGGCCGCTACGGCGCGCGCGCGGGCGAGGTCGGGGGCTGGTTGTCCGCATTCGACGCCGACGCGTTGCGCGCGTGGGCGCGGGGCCTGGGCGTGGAGACTTTCGTCGGATCGTCCGGGCGCGTGTTCCCGTCCGACCTCAAGGCCGCGCCCCTGCTGCGGGGCTGGGTGCGGCGCCTGCGCACGCAAGGCGTGGCGTTCCACGTCCAGCATCGCTGGTGCGGCTGGGACGCGGATGGCGCGCTGCGCTTCGAAACACCCGACGGCGCGCGCTCGGTCGAAGCCGACGCCACGGTGCTGGCCCTTGGTGGCGGCAGCTGGCCGCAGCTCGGCTCGGACGGCGCCTGGCAGGCCGGGTTGCGTGCGGCGGGCGTGGACCTGGCACCGCTGCGGCCGTCCAACTGCGGCTTCGACGTCGCCTGGTCGCCGCATTTCAGCGCGCGCCATGCCGGAGCGCCGCTGAAGCCGCTGGTGCTGCACTGGCTGGAGCTGGACGGCACCCCGCGTGCGCTGCAAGGCGAAGCCGTGGTGTCGGCGCACGGCGTCGAGGGCAGCCTGGTGTATGCCGCGTCGGCGACGCTGCGTGAGCTGATCGCGCGCGATGGCCATGCCGTGGTGCATCTCGACCTCAGCCCGGGCCGCGACGAAGCGCGCCTTCAGCAGGACCTGGCGCGCCCGCGCGGCAAGCGCAGCATCGGCGAGCACCTGCGCCGCACGACCGGCATCGCCGGGGCCAGGGTCGGGCTTCTGCGGGAGGTGCTGGGCGCAGACCGCATGCACGACATGGCCGCGCTGGCCGCGACGGCCAAGCGCCTGCCGCTGCTGCTGCGCGCGCCGCGCCCGCTCGAGGAAGCGATCAGCACGGCCGGCGGCGTGCGCCTGGAGGCCGTGGATGGCGCACTGATGCTGGAGGCACGCCCGGGCACGTTTGTCGCCGGCGAGATGCTCGACTGGGAGGCACCGACCGGTGGCTACCTGCTGACGGCGTGCTTCGCCAGCGGGCTCGTTGCCGCGCGCGGCGCCCTGCAGTGGCTCGGGATGCAAGCCGCGACGCCTGCCGGCTGA
- a CDS encoding zinc ribbon domain-containing protein YjdM, which yields MPAIPACPQCGLENTYADGALWMCADCGHEWAAGDADAGAIALVVRDSNGNVLAAGDTVVVIKDLKVKGSSIPLKQGSVIRNIRLVEDDAEHIEGHSDKIRDLVLKTCFLRKA from the coding sequence ATGCCCGCCATCCCCGCCTGTCCGCAATGCGGCCTCGAGAACACCTACGCCGATGGCGCCCTGTGGATGTGCGCCGACTGCGGCCATGAGTGGGCGGCCGGTGACGCCGACGCCGGCGCGATCGCGCTGGTGGTGCGCGACAGCAACGGCAACGTGCTGGCTGCCGGCGATACGGTGGTGGTGATCAAGGACCTGAAGGTGAAGGGGTCGTCGATCCCGCTCAAGCAAGGTTCGGTGATCCGCAACATCCGCCTGGTCGAGGACGACGCCGAGCATATCGAGGGCCACTCGGACAAGATCCGCGACCTCGTGCTCAAGACCTGCTTCCTGCGCAAGGCCTGA
- a CDS encoding DUF1328 domain-containing protein translates to MIKWAIILAVIGLIAGALGFSGVAGAAMGIAKFLFWAAIILAVVLFVLGLTVFKAVT, encoded by the coding sequence ATGATCAAGTGGGCCATCATCCTGGCGGTCATCGGCCTGATCGCCGGCGCGCTGGGGTTCAGCGGTGTCGCCGGCGCCGCGATGGGTATCGCCAAGTTCCTGTTCTGGGCGGCGATCATCCTCGCCGTGGTGCTGTTCGTGCTCGGGCTGACGGTGTTCAAAGCGGTCACCTGA
- a CDS encoding riboflavin biosynthesis protein RibA: MSGETVLTGEVSNSKVVAVFATAGAARDAATSVQASLGLQPAQVQLLLPGEAHARRKLEPESQGIWKTIVRAHVRLGIAGAVLGVVAFAVLYFAGLQFVVRSPVASVLVLLFFGATAGLMLGGLVALRPDHDRFVQNAVTALDEGRSSVVVHAFSSEQRARAAQALEALGGDTTSTL; the protein is encoded by the coding sequence ATGAGCGGAGAAACGGTGCTGACCGGCGAGGTCTCCAACAGCAAGGTGGTGGCGGTGTTCGCCACCGCAGGCGCTGCCCGCGACGCCGCCACCAGCGTGCAGGCCTCGCTCGGCCTGCAACCTGCGCAGGTCCAGCTGTTGCTGCCCGGCGAAGCGCATGCGCGCCGCAAGCTGGAACCCGAAAGCCAGGGCATCTGGAAGACCATCGTGCGTGCCCACGTGCGCCTGGGGATCGCCGGCGCGGTGCTCGGCGTCGTGGCCTTCGCCGTGCTGTATTTCGCCGGGCTGCAGTTCGTGGTGCGTTCGCCGGTGGCCTCGGTGCTGGTGCTGCTGTTCTTCGGCGCCACGGCCGGCCTGATGCTGGGTGGACTGGTCGCGCTGCGCCCCGATCACGACCGCTTCGTGCAGAACGCGGTCACGGCGCTGGACGAGGGCCGCTCGTCGGTGGTGGTGCATGCGTTTTCGTCGGAACAGCGCGCCCGGGCGGCGCAGGCACTCGAGGCGCTCGGTGGCGACACCACGTCCACGCTGTAA
- a CDS encoding SDR family NAD(P)-dependent oxidoreductase, whose translation MRIDLSRRQVLHAAGFALLAPTLGHARALAAAADVVPEPPSGFDSATTAEAATRGLDLAGRTALVTGATSGIGMETMRVLALRGAHVIATARSRDKAEAARRGMRGRITPVVLDLADFDSVRACAAQVRALSPKLDALVCNAGIVLDRLEQVRGLEKQFVVNHLGHFLLVNELLAQVRAAAQGRVVVLGSGDHERAPTGGIQFDDLSGAGWNARYSHSKLANGLFSLELARRLRGTSATANCVTPGHTRTNILRDVGNAYRDSARTVQVGAATPCYAAVHPAIAGVSGTYLRDFRAAAQGAHQRDAAMARRLWDVSAALTRKT comes from the coding sequence ATGCGAATCGATCTTTCGCGCCGCCAGGTCCTGCACGCCGCCGGCTTCGCACTGCTGGCGCCGACGTTGGGCCACGCCCGTGCGCTCGCCGCGGCTGCGGACGTCGTGCCGGAGCCACCTTCCGGTTTCGATTCCGCAACAACCGCCGAAGCGGCCACCCGCGGGCTCGACCTCGCAGGCCGGACCGCGCTGGTCACCGGAGCGACGTCGGGCATCGGCATGGAGACGATGCGCGTGCTCGCCCTGCGCGGCGCGCATGTCATCGCCACTGCACGCTCGCGCGACAAGGCGGAGGCTGCCCGCCGGGGCATGCGTGGACGCATCACGCCGGTGGTACTCGACCTGGCGGACTTCGATTCGGTGCGCGCCTGCGCGGCGCAGGTCCGCGCGCTCTCGCCGAAGCTGGATGCGCTGGTCTGCAATGCCGGCATCGTGCTCGACCGGCTCGAGCAGGTGCGCGGGCTCGAGAAGCAGTTCGTGGTCAACCATCTCGGCCACTTCCTGCTGGTCAATGAACTGCTGGCGCAGGTGCGCGCGGCGGCGCAGGGGCGCGTGGTGGTGCTCGGCAGCGGCGACCACGAGCGGGCACCGACCGGTGGCATCCAGTTCGATGACCTGTCCGGGGCCGGCTGGAATGCCCGCTACAGCCACTCCAAGCTCGCCAACGGCCTGTTCTCCCTGGAACTCGCGCGACGCCTGCGCGGCACGTCCGCCACGGCCAACTGCGTGACGCCGGGTCACACGCGCACCAACATCCTGCGCGACGTCGGCAATGCCTACCGCGACAGCGCGCGCACAGTGCAGGTGGGCGCGGCCACGCCGTGCTACGCGGCCGTGCATCCTGCGATCGCCGGCGTCAGCGGCACCTACCTGCGTGACTTCCGCGCGGCAGCACAGGGTGCGCACCAGCGGGATGCGGCCATGGCGCGGCGGCTGTGGGATGTTTCGGCAGCGCTCACCCGCAAGACATGA
- a CDS encoding AzlD domain-containing protein, whose protein sequence is MSVWAWILLASVAAYAIKLSGYLVPARWLQAPRMRRVAGTLTIGLLASLTAMNAFASGQALAFDARVAAFAAAALALLLRMPFLVVVLVGAAAPALLRAWLQ, encoded by the coding sequence ATGTCGGTGTGGGCGTGGATCCTGCTGGCCAGCGTCGCGGCCTACGCGATCAAACTGTCGGGCTACCTGGTGCCTGCGCGCTGGCTGCAAGCGCCACGGATGCGACGTGTGGCGGGGACGCTGACGATCGGCCTGCTGGCGTCGCTGACGGCGATGAACGCCTTCGCCAGCGGCCAGGCGCTGGCCTTCGATGCGCGCGTGGCGGCGTTCGCTGCGGCCGCGTTGGCGCTGCTGTTGCGCATGCCTTTCCTGGTGGTGGTGCTGGTGGGCGCCGCCGCGCCGGCCCTGCTGCGCGCCTGGCTGCAGTAG
- a CDS encoding AzlC family ABC transporter permease, whose translation MRLIHSPAVRIGLSIAFATGLYGLSFGALGVAAGLDAWQVVALSMLMFTGGSQFAFIGVLAGGGSGSAAFGAATLLGVRNAVYGMQINRMLRPRGWRRWVAAQVTIDESAATAAGQVEPDEQRRGFWTAGLGVYVLWSLFTAAGALLGDALGDPRRWGLDGAAVAAFLALLWPRLSAREPVALAVACALATVLAVPVAPPGVPILVAALVAALWGWFSHGPADEGLEPDIDPAEHAGAGPRVLPAEDPR comes from the coding sequence ATGCGCCTCATCCATTCGCCGGCGGTCCGGATCGGCCTCTCGATCGCCTTCGCCACCGGCCTCTACGGCCTGTCGTTCGGCGCGCTCGGCGTCGCCGCCGGCCTGGACGCATGGCAGGTGGTCGCGTTGAGCATGCTGATGTTCACCGGCGGTTCGCAGTTCGCGTTCATCGGCGTGCTGGCTGGCGGCGGCAGCGGTTCGGCGGCGTTCGGCGCGGCGACGCTGCTCGGCGTGCGCAACGCGGTCTATGGCATGCAGATCAACCGCATGCTGCGGCCGCGCGGCTGGCGGCGCTGGGTCGCGGCGCAGGTCACGATCGACGAATCGGCGGCAACGGCCGCGGGACAGGTCGAGCCGGACGAACAGCGTCGCGGATTCTGGACGGCAGGCCTCGGCGTCTACGTGCTGTGGTCGCTGTTCACCGCCGCAGGCGCGCTGCTGGGCGATGCGCTCGGCGATCCCCGCCGCTGGGGACTGGATGGCGCGGCGGTGGCCGCCTTCCTCGCCCTGCTGTGGCCACGGCTGTCGGCCCGCGAACCGGTGGCCCTCGCGGTGGCCTGCGCGCTGGCCACGGTGCTGGCGGTGCCCGTCGCGCCGCCGGGCGTCCCGATCCTGGTGGCTGCGCTGGTCGCCGCGCTCTGGGGCTGGTTCAGCCACGGTCCGGCGGACGAAGGCCTGGAGCCCGACATCGATCCGGCCGAGCACGCGGGTGCGGGGCCACGGGTCCTGCCAGCGGAAGATCCGCGCTGA
- a CDS encoding NADPH-dependent FMN reductase codes for MSTYRLAIIVGSNRRESINRKLAEAMARLLPANFEVSYPRIDDLPMYNMDLEGERPTAVTRFTDEVRAADAVAVVMPEHNRSLPAVLKNAIDWGSKPMDANVWRGKAASITGTTPGAIGTAVGQQHLRQILGILGAVVQGGEAYIQFKPDLIGADGDFTDPATRAFLQAYVDGFVDLVTRLDKR; via the coding sequence GTGAGCACCTACCGCCTCGCCATCATCGTCGGCAGCAACCGTCGCGAATCCATCAACCGCAAGCTCGCCGAAGCCATGGCGCGGCTGCTGCCCGCCAACTTCGAAGTCAGCTATCCGCGCATCGACGACCTGCCCATGTACAACATGGACCTCGAAGGCGAGCGCCCCACGGCGGTCACCCGCTTCACCGACGAGGTCCGCGCCGCCGACGCCGTGGCCGTGGTGATGCCCGAACACAACCGCTCGCTCCCCGCGGTGCTGAAGAACGCGATCGACTGGGGGTCCAAGCCGATGGACGCCAACGTCTGGCGCGGCAAGGCGGCCTCGATCACCGGCACCACGCCGGGCGCGATCGGCACCGCCGTCGGCCAGCAGCACCTGCGCCAGATCCTCGGCATCCTCGGCGCCGTGGTGCAGGGCGGCGAGGCCTACATCCAGTTCAAGCCGGACCTCATTGGTGCCGACGGCGACTTCACCGATCCGGCCACCCGCGCCTTCCTGCAGGCCTACGTGGACGGTTTCGTCGACCTGGTCACGCGACTCGACAAGCGCTGA
- a CDS encoding protein N-lysine methyltransferase family protein, whose amino-acid sequence MPGYLTRNLVTHVDGVAFQLRVLSDLQQYADPDSHADALGISSAQWSLFGQLWPAGRLLAGAMQHVDIAGRRILELGCGIGLASLVLQRRGADVIASDIHPLADAFLAYNAALNALPAVHYRHMRWEEPLPSLGMFDLVIASDVLYERGHAALLSEVVARHTLPEAEVIVSDAGRGHGAAFARALGVLGFIPTAGDEHAAIAAETGPGATPGCRLLHFRRTLASRRAA is encoded by the coding sequence GTGCCCGGATACCTCACACGCAATCTCGTGACCCACGTCGATGGCGTGGCGTTCCAGCTGCGCGTGCTCAGCGACCTGCAGCAATACGCCGATCCTGACAGCCATGCCGACGCGCTTGGCATTTCCTCCGCGCAATGGAGCCTGTTCGGCCAGCTCTGGCCGGCGGGACGCCTGCTGGCAGGTGCCATGCAGCATGTCGACATCGCCGGTCGCCGCATCCTCGAACTCGGCTGCGGCATCGGCCTGGCCAGCCTGGTGCTGCAGCGTCGCGGCGCCGATGTCATCGCCTCCGACATCCATCCGCTGGCGGATGCCTTCCTGGCCTACAACGCCGCGCTGAACGCCCTGCCCGCCGTGCACTACCGGCACATGCGCTGGGAGGAACCGCTGCCGTCGCTCGGCATGTTCGACCTGGTCATCGCCAGCGACGTGCTCTACGAACGCGGCCACGCCGCACTGCTGTCCGAAGTGGTCGCGCGGCACACCCTGCCGGAAGCCGAAGTGATCGTCAGCGATGCCGGACGCGGCCACGGCGCCGCGTTTGCCCGCGCGCTTGGCGTGCTCGGATTCATCCCCACCGCCGGCGACGAACATGCAGCCATCGCCGCCGAGACCGGACCAGGCGCCACGCCCGGCTGCCGCCTGCTGCATTTCCGGCGCACGCTCGCGTCCCGGCGCGCCGCATGA
- a CDS encoding YkgJ family cysteine cluster protein, which yields MSTRDDDCARCDAVCCRLTVVLQPEDRIPAYLTATTSAGLHVMARDEEGWCVAVDPAHMHCSIYETRPEVCRRFVMGAPYCSAIREDYSASRAQGIPLVMY from the coding sequence ATGAGCACGCGCGACGATGATTGCGCACGCTGCGACGCGGTCTGCTGCCGCCTGACCGTGGTGCTGCAACCCGAAGACCGCATCCCGGCCTACCTCACCGCGACCACCAGCGCCGGCCTGCACGTTATGGCGCGCGACGAGGAAGGCTGGTGCGTGGCCGTGGATCCGGCGCACATGCATTGTTCGATCTACGAGACGCGACCCGAGGTCTGCCGCCGCTTCGTCATGGGCGCGCCCTATTGCAGCGCGATCCGCGAGGATTACAGTGCCAGCAGGGCACAGGGCATTCCCCTGGTCATGTACTGA
- a CDS encoding peroxiredoxin, translating into MNVLSRLATVALAATVLLAAPSMAALKSGDPAPDFSAPAFMAGEPFTFKLADALRKGPVVVYFFPAARTPGCNLEASLFSKAIDRFAAHDATVIGVTAGNIEQLAGFSADTETCAGKFPVAADPGAAIAMKYDAVLEGRPDMSSRTSYVISKSGEIVLAYSDSNPNRHVAETLAAVAALDGK; encoded by the coding sequence ATGAACGTATTGTCCAGGCTGGCCACCGTCGCACTCGCGGCCACCGTGCTGCTCGCCGCGCCGTCGATGGCCGCGCTCAAGTCCGGTGATCCTGCACCCGATTTCAGCGCGCCGGCATTCATGGCCGGCGAGCCGTTCACGTTCAAGCTGGCAGATGCCCTGCGCAAGGGCCCGGTCGTGGTGTACTTCTTCCCGGCCGCGCGCACACCCGGCTGCAATCTCGAGGCGAGCCTGTTCTCGAAGGCGATCGACCGCTTCGCGGCTCACGACGCCACGGTGATCGGCGTCACCGCCGGCAACATCGAGCAGCTGGCCGGCTTTTCCGCGGACACCGAAACCTGCGCCGGCAAGTTCCCTGTCGCCGCCGACCCGGGTGCCGCGATCGCCATGAAGTACGACGCCGTGCTGGAAGGCCGGCCGGACATGTCCAGCCGCACCTCCTACGTGATCTCAAAGTCCGGCGAGATCGTCCTCGCTTACTCGGATTCCAATCCCAACCGGCACGTCGCGGAGACGCTGGCGGCGGTCGCCGCGCTCGACGGCAAGTAG
- a CDS encoding NAD(P)/FAD-dependent oxidoreductase: MSAPDLQPGECWDCIVVGAGPGGWSAALYLARFRRRVLVVHDGRSRAARIPLTHNAPGFPDGVAGPELLERMQGHAGRYGAEVLEAEVVAAAAGVEGRDPGFTLTLKDGQRLHARALVLATGLRLEQIPLPHEVHEAAIEAGVLRYCPVCDGYEHIDHRVAVIGCDGQGAAEALFLRTFTDDITLLPRSNDELTREERAQLADAGITIVARPVVRYAPNRDRFDIHVEGVEAPLAFDVVYPALGCRQRTELAVMLGLEVDQNGSTDMRSPFGTRVPGLYCVGDIVDGLDQISVAVGHGAIAATRAHNWLRELEGSRLD; encoded by the coding sequence GTGAGCGCCCCGGACCTGCAGCCGGGCGAATGCTGGGATTGCATCGTGGTGGGAGCGGGGCCGGGCGGCTGGTCCGCCGCGCTCTACCTCGCGCGGTTCCGCCGCCGGGTGCTGGTGGTGCATGACGGCCGCTCGCGCGCGGCGCGCATTCCGCTGACCCACAACGCGCCCGGGTTTCCGGACGGCGTGGCCGGTCCCGAGCTGCTGGAGCGCATGCAGGGGCACGCCGGACGCTACGGCGCCGAAGTCCTCGAAGCCGAGGTCGTGGCGGCCGCGGCCGGAGTGGAGGGTCGGGACCCGGGATTCACGCTGACGCTGAAGGATGGCCAGCGCCTGCATGCCCGCGCGCTGGTGCTTGCCACCGGGCTGCGCCTGGAACAGATCCCGCTGCCGCATGAGGTCCACGAGGCCGCGATCGAGGCCGGGGTGCTGCGCTATTGCCCGGTCTGCGACGGCTACGAGCACATCGACCACCGCGTGGCGGTGATTGGCTGCGACGGGCAGGGCGCCGCCGAGGCACTGTTCCTGCGCACCTTCACCGATGACATCACCCTGCTGCCGCGCAGCAACGACGAACTCACGCGCGAGGAGCGCGCGCAGCTGGCCGACGCCGGGATCACCATCGTCGCCCGGCCCGTGGTGCGCTACGCGCCTAACCGCGACCGCTTCGACATCCATGTCGAAGGCGTCGAAGCGCCCCTGGCGTTCGACGTGGTCTATCCGGCGCTGGGCTGCCGCCAGCGCACCGAACTCGCGGTGATGCTGGGGCTGGAGGTGGACCAAAACGGCAGCACCGACATGCGCTCACCGTTCGGGACCAGGGTCCCGGGGTTGTACTGCGTGGGCGATATCGTGGACGGCCTGGACCAGATCAGCGTGGCCGTGGGCCACGGGGCAATCGCCGCCACCCGCGCCCACAACTGGCTGCGGGAACTGGAGGGCAGCCGGCTCGACTGA
- a CDS encoding dienelactone hydrolase family protein, with amino-acid sequence MPVPPRKTAADFDPAVLQLFDRYVHGDIDRRGFLAGAARFTAGATTAAGLLAALSPQFALAQQVKPDDARLDARHLEFDSPQGYGRARGYLVRPAGAGGPLPTVLVVHENRGLNPHIEDVARRLALAGYIAFAPDALFPLGGYPGDEDAARKLFQGLDQARTREDFIAAARLLQGIEGGNGRMGVVGFCYGGGMANYLATQLPELAAAVPFYGSAAPLEEVPKIRAELLVVLASDDERINAAWPAYAEALKAAGVRHALYQPAGTQHGFNNDTTPRYDEAAATEAWARMLALFKRTLRVTP; translated from the coding sequence ATGCCTGTTCCGCCGCGCAAGACCGCAGCCGATTTCGACCCCGCCGTCCTCCAGTTGTTCGACCGGTACGTGCATGGCGACATCGACCGGCGCGGGTTCCTGGCCGGCGCCGCGCGCTTCACCGCGGGCGCGACCACGGCGGCGGGCCTGCTGGCGGCGCTGTCCCCGCAGTTCGCCCTGGCGCAGCAGGTCAAGCCCGACGACGCCCGGCTGGACGCGCGCCATCTCGAGTTCGATTCCCCGCAGGGCTATGGCCGCGCGCGCGGCTACCTCGTCCGTCCAGCAGGTGCCGGCGGGCCACTGCCCACGGTGCTGGTGGTGCATGAGAACCGTGGCCTCAACCCGCACATCGAGGACGTGGCGCGGCGCCTGGCGCTGGCCGGGTACATCGCGTTCGCGCCGGATGCGCTGTTTCCGCTGGGCGGCTATCCGGGCGACGAAGACGCCGCGCGCAAGCTGTTCCAGGGCCTCGACCAGGCCCGCACCCGCGAGGATTTCATTGCCGCGGCGAGGCTCCTTCAGGGCATCGAGGGCGGCAACGGGCGCATGGGCGTGGTCGGATTCTGCTACGGCGGCGGCATGGCCAATTACCTGGCCACGCAGTTGCCGGAACTCGCCGCCGCGGTGCCGTTCTATGGCAGTGCGGCGCCGCTGGAGGAGGTGCCGAAGATCCGCGCCGAACTGCTCGTCGTGCTGGCGTCCGACGACGAACGGATCAACGCCGCATGGCCGGCGTACGCGGAGGCGCTGAAGGCGGCCGGCGTGCGCCATGCGCTCTACCAGCCCGCCGGTACCCAGCACGGCTTCAACAACGACACCACGCCACGCTACGACGAAGCGGCCGCCACGGAGGCGTGGGCGCGGATGCTGGCCTTGTTCAAGCGTACGCTGCGGGTCACCCCGTGA
- a CDS encoding PA4780 family RIO1-like protein kinase yields the protein MRTPAPLQALIDDGVIDEVVRPLKSGKEAAVYVVRAGGELRCAKVYKDMAQRSFQQRVQYQEGRKVRGSREMRAIGKASRYGRRQQEEAWKNTEVEALYQLRDAGVRVPEPHGFHHGVLVMEMVTDADGFVASRLGEVELTAEQARAYHAVLVRQVVLMLCCGLIHGDLSPYNVLVGPDGPVVIDFPQVVSAGGNNAARTMLLRDVNNLTAGLGQWAPELLDTWYGEEMWALFEAGELRPDSVLTGTFVHDERVADLDSVREAINDAREEALIRQQGREAAAEVD from the coding sequence ATGAGAACCCCAGCCCCGCTGCAGGCGCTGATCGACGACGGCGTCATCGACGAGGTCGTGCGCCCCCTCAAGAGCGGCAAGGAAGCAGCGGTGTACGTAGTGCGCGCCGGCGGCGAGCTGCGCTGCGCGAAGGTCTACAAGGACATGGCACAGCGCAGCTTCCAGCAGCGCGTGCAGTACCAGGAAGGCCGCAAGGTGCGCGGCAGCCGCGAGATGCGTGCGATCGGCAAGGCCTCCCGCTACGGGCGTCGGCAGCAGGAAGAGGCGTGGAAGAACACCGAGGTCGAGGCGCTGTACCAGCTGCGCGATGCCGGCGTGCGCGTGCCCGAGCCGCACGGCTTCCACCACGGCGTGCTGGTGATGGAAATGGTCACCGACGCCGATGGATTCGTGGCGTCACGGCTCGGCGAGGTTGAACTCACCGCGGAGCAGGCACGCGCGTACCACGCGGTGCTGGTGCGCCAGGTGGTGCTGATGCTGTGCTGCGGGCTGATCCACGGCGACCTGTCGCCGTACAACGTCCTGGTCGGCCCGGACGGGCCGGTGGTCATCGACTTCCCGCAGGTGGTCAGCGCGGGCGGCAACAACGCCGCGCGCACCATGCTGCTGCGCGACGTCAACAACCTCACCGCGGGCCTGGGCCAATGGGCGCCGGAGCTGCTGGATACCTGGTACGGCGAGGAGATGTGGGCGCTGTTCGAAGCGGGTGAACTGCGGCCGGACTCCGTGCTCACCGGCACCTTCGTGCACGATGAGCGCGTTGCCGACCTGGACAGCGTGCGCGAGGCGATCAATGACGCGCGCGAGGAAGCCCTGATCCGCCAGCAGGGACGCGAGGCGGCGGCCGAAGTCGATTGA
- a CDS encoding DUF2058 domain-containing protein, whose protein sequence is MRNPLQEQLLKAGLAKKSRVDQVAREQTRQRHAKSPPPADEGKAALERARLDKIERDRALSAERNEQARAQELRAQVRQIVEQNRLAVDGTIDYRFTHAGAIRTLPVTDAVRRQLAAGSLVVACHDGGYAIIPRAAAEKVGARDPAMIALDHARSAPPQSDAADDDWYSRFKVPDDLVW, encoded by the coding sequence ATGCGCAATCCACTGCAGGAACAACTGCTCAAGGCCGGACTGGCGAAGAAGTCCAGGGTCGACCAGGTGGCGCGCGAGCAGACCCGCCAGCGCCATGCCAAGTCCCCGCCACCCGCCGATGAAGGCAAGGCCGCGCTGGAACGCGCGCGACTGGACAAGATCGAGCGCGACCGCGCGCTGTCCGCCGAACGCAACGAGCAGGCGCGGGCGCAGGAACTGCGGGCGCAGGTGCGGCAGATCGTGGAACAGAACCGGCTCGCCGTGGACGGCACGATCGACTACCGGTTCACCCATGCAGGGGCGATCCGCACCCTGCCGGTGACCGATGCGGTGCGTCGCCAGCTTGCCGCCGGCAGCCTGGTGGTCGCCTGCCACGACGGCGGCTACGCCATCATCCCGCGCGCCGCCGCGGAGAAGGTCGGGGCCCGCGACCCGGCGATGATCGCGCTGGACCATGCGCGCAGCGCGCCACCGCAGTCCGATGCCGCCGACGATGACTGGTACAGCCGCTTCAAGGTGCCCGACGACCTGGTCTGGTAG
- the azu gene encoding azurin, producing MKKSIPVLVGLALLSAGGLASAANCSIVLDSNDRMQYDQKSIEVSAGCATVTVELKHSGKLPKTAMGHNVVITTEADATPVAQAAVKAGAANGYVPAGDKRIIAATKMLGGGESTKITFPGRALKAGSDYAFFCSFPGHSALMRGKLVVKP from the coding sequence ATGAAGAAGTCCATTCCCGTCCTTGTCGGCCTCGCGCTCCTTTCCGCGGGCGGGCTGGCCAGCGCCGCCAACTGCAGCATCGTGCTCGACAGCAACGACCGCATGCAGTACGACCAGAAGAGCATCGAGGTGTCGGCCGGCTGCGCGACGGTGACCGTCGAACTCAAGCACAGCGGCAAGCTGCCCAAGACGGCGATGGGCCACAACGTGGTGATCACCACCGAAGCCGACGCCACGCCGGTGGCACAGGCCGCGGTGAAGGCAGGCGCCGCGAATGGCTACGTACCGGCGGGCGACAAGCGCATCATCGCCGCCACCAAGATGCTGGGCGGCGGTGAGAGCACCAAGATCACGTTCCCGGGCCGCGCGCTCAAGGCCGGCAGCGACTACGCGTTCTTCTGCTCGTTCCCGGGCCACTCGGCGCTGATGCGCGGCAAGCTGGTGGTCAAGCCCTGA